A portion of the Malania oleifera isolate guangnan ecotype guangnan chromosome 3, ASM2987363v1, whole genome shotgun sequence genome contains these proteins:
- the LOC131151331 gene encoding glutathione S-transferase U4-like → MEVEEGVKVLGLWTSPYSNRVDTALKLKSIPYDYIEEEDIYGKKSELLLKLNPVHKKIPKPIAESPVILQDVVETWKTNYSILPQDPYQRAMARFWAKFIDVEFKGEGLSITVAGHSMGSSLGVLFAYDVAELGLNRNCGLDREIPITVFAFASPRVGNADLKESCEELGVKVLRIANEGDTSFHGVARVTLTWVLNWRSTFS, encoded by the exons ATGGAAGTAGAAGAAGGAGTCAAGGTATTGGGGTTGTGGACAAGCCCGTACAGTAATAGGGTTGATACTGCCCTAAAACTGAAGAGCATACCCTACGACTACATAGAAGAAGAGGACATATACGGCAAGAAAAGCGAGTTGCTACTGAAGTTAAACCCGGTTCACAAGAAGATTCCGAAACCCATCGCCGAGTCTCCTGTAATTCTCCAGGACGTGGTTGAGACATGGAAAACCAATTACTCCATCTTGCCTCAAGATCCATACCAGAGAGCCATGGCTCGTTTCTGGGCCAAGTTCATTGATGTTGAG TTTAAAGGTGAGGGATTGAGCATAACGGTGGCTGGGCACAGCATGGGGAGTTCACTGGGTGTTCTGTTTGCCTACGATGTTGCTGAGCTTGGATTGAATAGGAACTGCGGATTGGACCGAGAAATCCCGATCACAGTTTTCGCATTCGCCAGCCCAAGAGTCGGGAATGCCGACCTCAAGGAAAGTTGCGAGGAGCTGGGTGTGAAAGTTCTAAGAATAGCCAAT GAGGGAGATACGAGTTTCCATGGAGTTGCTCGTGTTACGCTCACGTGGGTGTTGAACTGGCGATCAACTTTTTCATGA